One Panicum virgatum strain AP13 chromosome 3N, P.virgatum_v5, whole genome shotgun sequence DNA segment encodes these proteins:
- the LOC120667890 gene encoding MDIS1-interacting receptor like kinase 2-like — MDLPRNLLCILFFILVCTSHAAYSEQASSALLHWKSTLDSSSTSNLSSWSPANSTCVWSGILCSNASATSHIIGLRLSEAGIKGRLETLNFAALPQLAELNLSRNGLHGAIPASIYLLQALVYLDLSFNSFETFIPPEFGSLSNLVDLQLNNNNLTGAVPYQLSKLPKIARLEISHNNLDKPDFSPMPTLQIFSMYSMGVNGSFPQFILECPNLTFLDVSWNKLSGPILELIPKIAPNLTYLKVRSNWFSGPIPPTIATLRQLQYLELSNNNFTGVIPGELGTLGELLVLDLKNNPLHGPIPVEICKLSNLYWLNAAGNNLNGTIPPCIGGMAALARLELWNNQLEGELPKTISLLHRLMYLLVGFNRLTGPVPKDLGQGQPLIIVDLSNNGFSGELPPRLCSKHQLQKLVVNNNSFSGLLPACQNLTYAWIGQNNFSGDISHVIGKYPILRGLDASRNQFTGMIPPEFCQLLFLEFLDLSSNQLHGELPSCLTKLQVLYFVDLSRNAFSGEFPALTSPNCSLTSLHLANNNFTGGFPSSLSYCSNLTILDLGNNRLHGEVPSWVSQKMPSLKILQLRSNMLQGCIPWQLSHHSQLQLLDLANNQLSGSIPRQFGNFASMIQQNDGFYLGSTHILLTYSNRALTPYSDRINLIWKGKYYTFEKAIAHMTGIDLSSNLLSGEIPTELANLKGLQLLNLSRNNLCGGIANDIGNLKALESLDLSCNELSGHIPDSFSGLTFLSSLNLSNNHLSGLIPTGGQLATLNDPSIYSNNSGLCGLPLNMEL; from the exons ATGGATCTACCTAGAAATCTCCTCTGCATTCTCTTCTTCATCCTCGTTTGTACATCCCACGCAGCCTACAGCGAACAAGCTTCTTCCGCTCTTCTCCATTGGAAGTCCACTTTGGATAGTAGCAGCACCAGCAACTTGTCTTCTTGGTCACCAGCCAACTCTACCTGCGTATGGTCCGGCATCCTGTGCAGCAATGCTAGTGCTACCAGCCACATCATTGGACTCCGTCTTTCTGAAGCCGGGATCAAGGGCCGGCTTGAAACCTTAAACTTCGCTGCGCTTCCACAACTTGCCGAGCTAAACCTCAGCAGGAATGGCCTCCACGGAGCAATCCCTGCTAGCATCTATTTGCTGCAAGCGCTGGTGTATCTTGACCTCAGTTTCAACAGCTTTGAAACGTTCATACCACCAGAGTTCGGAAGCCTCTCTAACCTCGTCGACCTCCagctcaacaacaacaacctcaCAGGTGCCGTACCCTACCAACTCAGCAAACTCCCCAAGATTGCCCGCCTTGAGAtatctcacaacaacttagacaaACCAGATTTCTCACCAATGCCCACCCTGCAGATATTTTCCATGTACAGCATGGGCGTCAATGGCAGCTTTCCCCAGTTCATCCTGGAGTGCCCCAACCTGACATTTCTTGACGTGTCATGGAACAAACTCTCTGGGCCGATCCTGGAGTTGATTCCAAAGATAGCTCCAAATCTAACATACCTCAAAGTGAGATCGAACTGGTTCTCTGGGCCGATACCGCCAACAATCGCAACACTGCGGCAGCTGCAATACCTGGAACTCTCAAACAACAACTTCACCGGTGTTATCCCCGGAGAGCTTGGCACACTTGGAGAATTGCTAGTACTTGATCTGAAAAACAACCCACTCCATGGGCCAATCCCTGTTGAGATCTGCAAACTTTCAAACTTGTACTGGCTCAATGCTGCAGGGAACAACCTTAATGGAACGATACCACCATGTATCGGCGGCATGGCGGCATTGGCACGCCTCGAACTCTGGAACAACCAACTGGAGGGTGAGTTGCCAAAAACCATCTCTCTGCTGCATCGTCTTATGTATCTCTTAGTGGGCTTCAATAGACTGACTGGCCCTGTACCGAAGGATCTTGGCCAGGGGCAGCCACTTATCATTGTAGACCTGTCCAACAATGGTTTCTCTGGAGAGTTACCTCCCAGGCTATGCAGCAAACATCAGTTACAAAAACTGGTGGTGAACAATAACAGCTTCTCAGGCTTGCTTCCAGCATGCCAAAATTTGACCTATGCTTGGATAGGTCAAAACAATTTCTCAGGTGACATCTCACATGTGATTGGGAAGTACCCCATCCTGCGTGGACTCGATGCATCAAGGAATCAATTTACAGGAATGATCCCTCCAGAGTTCTGTCAGTTACTTTTTCTGGAGTTCCTGGACCTTTCAAGCAACCAGCTGCACGGGGAGCTCCCCAGTTGCTTGACGAAACTCCAGGTACTGTACTTTGTGGATTTGTCCAGAAATGCCTTCTCTGGCGAATTCCCAGCCTTAACAAGCCCTAACTGTTCACTGACATCACTGCACTTGGCAAACAACAACTTCACCGGAGGCTTTCCTTCCTCCTTAAGCTACTGCAGTAACTTAACAATTCTAGATCTTGGCAACAACAGGCTCCATGGGGAAGTCCCTTCATGGGTATCACAGAAAATGCCTTCCCTTAAGATTCTCCAGCTCCGCTCAAACATGTTGCAGGGATGCATACCCTGGCAGTTATCGCATCACTCTCAGCTGCAGCTACTTGATTTAGCCAACAACCAGTTGAGTGGCTCTATACCAAGACAGTTTGGTAACTTCGCATCGATGATACAGCAGAACGACGGATTCTACTTGGGATCAACACATATTTTGCTTACATACTCAAATCGAGCTCTGACCCCATATTCTGACAGAATTAATCTTATTTGGAAGGGGAAGTATTATACATTCGAGAAAGCAATTGCTCATATGACAGGTATTGATTTATCGAGCAATCTTCTGTCTGGTGAGATACCTACAGAGTTGGCAAACCTGAAGGGGCTCCAGTTGCTAAATTTGTCAAGAAACAATCTTTGTGGTGGCATCGCAAATGATATTGGCAATCTGAAGGCCCTAGAGTCCCTGGACTTATCCTGCAATGAACTTTCAGGCCATATACCAGATAGCTTCTCCGGCTTGACGTTTCTcagctctctcaatctctccaACAACCATCTGTCAGGTCTGATACCCACAGGTGGCCAGCTTGCTACACTAAATGATCCATCAATTTACAGCAATAATTCTGGGCTTTGTGGTCTCCCTTTGAacat GGAACTTTAG